The following is a genomic window from Amycolatopsis acidiphila.
GGCACGCCTGGCCCCACCAGGCCGAGGTAGGCGCCCATGTCGGCGAGCAACTCGACCTTGAGCCCGGTCACCGTGCCATCGCGGTTCGCCGCGATGGTGATGTCCTGGACCTGGTCGCGGCCGTGGTGCGCGGCGAGCATCGTCTCCGAGCGGGATTCCGTCCACTTCACCGGTTTGCCCAGTTTCTGGGCGACCAACAGGGACATCGTCTCTTCGGGAATCACGGCGAGCTTGCCGCCGAACCCGCCGCCGACGTCCGGGGCGATCACCCGCAGCTTGTGCTCGGGAATGCCGAGGGTCAGCGCGGCCATCGTCTTGAGGATGTGCGGTACCTGGGTGGCCGACCACATGGTGATCTGTGCGCCCGTCGGGTCGACCATGCAGGAGCGCGGCTCCATGAACGCCGGGATCAGCCGCTGCTGCCGGAATCGCCGCTTGACGACGACTTCCGCGCCGGAAATGGCCTCTTCGACGTTTCCGCCCGAACCCGCTTCGCCGGAGTCGAACACCCACAGCGCGTTGCGGTTGGTGCCCAGCTCCTCGTGCACCAGCGGCGCACCTTCGGCGAGCGCGTTCTCCAGGCCCAGTACGACGGGCAGTTCCTCGTAGTCGACCTCGATCGCTTCGAGCGCGTCGGTCGCTTCGGCCTTGCTGCGCGCGACGACGACCGCGACACCTTCACCGGCGAAGTTGACCGTGTCGGCCGCCAGAACGGGGCGCCGCGGGCTCTTCATGTCCGGGGTGATCGGCCAGGCGCACGGCAAGCCGATGCTGCCGTCGGGGTCGAGATCGGTCGCGGTGTACACCGCGATGACGCCGGGCCTGGTCTTCGCCTCGGACGTGTCGATGCTGTTGATCCTCGCGTGTGCGAACGGGCTGCGCAGGATCGCCAGGTGCAGCAGGCCCGGCAGCGTCAGGTTGTCGGTCCAGCGCGTGCGCCCGGTGATCAGCCGCGCGTCCTCCTTGCGGCTGCGGGCCTTGCCGACCTCGGGCTCGATCGTCGCGGTCACGTCACTCGCCCCCGATCGCGCTCGGCTCGCGCACGCCGGAGCCGTCCACCCGCTCGGCCTCGGGGCCGGCGCCGGGGCTCATGTGCTGCGCGGCGTCGCGAACGGCGCGGACGATGTTCTGGTAACCGGTGCAGCGGCAGAGGTTGCCTTCCAGCCCCTCGCGGACGGCCTTCTCGTCCGGATCGGGGTTGTCGGCCAGCAGGTCGATCGACTGCATGATCATGCCCGGCGTGCAGAACCCGCACTGCAGCGCGTGGTTGTCGTGGAACGCCTGCTGCACGGGGTGCAGCTGTCCGTCGCGCGCCAGTCCTTCGATCGTGGTGATCTCGCAGCCGTCCGCCTGCACGGCCAGTACCGAGCAGGACTTCACGCTCTGCCCGTTCAGGTGGACGGTGCACGCACCGCAGTTGCTCGTGTCGCAGCCGATGACGGTGCCGACTTTCCCGAGTGTCTCCCTCAGGTAGTGAACGAGCAACGTACGGGGTTCGACCTCGTCGGAATACTGGGTTCCGTCGACAGTGACGGTGATACGCATTGAGGCCCTCCAGTGGTGGGAGCTGGGGTGATCGGCTTCACACCGGAGCCTCCTACTTATGCCGCCGCCGGACAAGTGCTGGCCGGGTGACAACTTCCGGCCGCTTCCGCAGTTGCGTTCACGGCTAAGGTTTTTCGCCGATTCTGCGGATATCCACAGTGCACGGACCGACAAAATTTTTGCGAACGATCACACGGCTGTGGAACTACTAGCCGTGAATCCGGCCCGACAGCTCCGCGAGCCGCTTGCCGCCGCCACCCCACCGCAGCGCGATGACCTCGGCCGCGATCGACACCGCCGTCTCCTCCGGCGTGCGTGCCCCGAGGTCGAGCCCGATCGGCGAGGACAGCCGCGACAGCTCCTCCTCGCTCATGCCGACCTCGCGCAGCCGCGCCATCCTGTCCTCGTGCGTGCGCCGCGACCCCATCGCGCCCACGTAGCCCACGTCGAGCCGGAGCGCGACCTCCAGCAGCGGCACGTCGAACTTCGGGTCGTGGGTGAGCACCGCGACCACCGTGCGCCGGTCGATGCGGCCCGCCTCGGCTTCGGCCTTGAGATAGCGATGCGGCCAGTCCACGACGACCTCGTCCGCGCTCGGGAAGCGGCTCGTGGTCGCGAACACCGGCCGCGCGTCACAGACCGTGACCTGAAACCCCAGGTAGGCGCCCATCCGCGCCATCGCGGCGGCGAAGTCGATCGCCCCGAACACCAGCATCCGCGGCGGCGGCTCGAAGGTGTTCACGAACACCGACATGCCCTCGCCGCGGCGCTCGCCCTCGAGGCCGTAGTGCAGCGTGCCGGTGCGGCCGGTCGCGAGCAGCCCGCGCGCGTCGTCGACCACCGCGTCGTCGACGCGCGCGGAGCCGAGCGTGCCCTTCGTGTGCTCCGGCCAGACGATCATGTGCTTGCCGACGCGCCCGGCGTCGGCGTGCTCGATCACGGTCACCACCGCGACCGGTTGTCCTTTGTGGACCGATTCGACGATGTCCTGCAGCTCGGGCATCGTCTCCCTGTCGACCCGCTCGACGTAGATGTCGATGATCCCGCCGCAGGTCAGCCCGACCGCGAAGGCGTCGTCGTCGCTGACGCCGTAGCGCTGCAGCACGGGCTTGCGCTCGGCCACGACCTCCTGGGCCAGCTCGTAGACCGCGCCTTCGACGCAGCCGCCGGACACGCTGCCGACGACCTCCCCGTCCGCGCCGACGAGCATCGCGGCGCCGGGCGCGCGGGGTGCCGAGGAGAACGTGGCGACGACGGTGCCGAGACCGACGGCCTCGCCCTCGGCCCAGCGCTTGTAGAGCTCGTCCAGTACGTCATGCATTACGTATCTCCACCAGCAGTCGTTCCAGTGTGCCCAGGCTGTGCCCGGCCAGCAGGCGATCGAGATGCGGGAGCGCGGCCGCGATGCCCGATTGGACCGGAGCGTAACCGTCGCGTCCCGCATGGGGGTTCACCCAAAGGACAGCGTGCGCCAGTCGGCGCATTCTGGCCAGCTGTTCGCCGAGCAAACCTGGATCACCCCGCTCCCAGCCGTCGGAGAACACAACGACGACGGCACGCCGGGCAATTCCCCGCTGGCCCCAGCGATCGAGGAAGATGCGCAGCGTCTCGCCGAGGCGCGTGCCGCCCGCGAAGTCCGGTACCGCCTGTCCCGCGCCGAGCATCGCGCGCTCGGGGTCGCGCTGGCGGAGCTGGCGCGAGACGCGGGTGAGGCGCGTGCCGAGCGTGAACACCTCGACGTTGGCGGGCGAGCTTCGCACGACGACGTGCGCGAAGCGCAGGAGCGAGTCGGCGTACGGGCTCATGGAGCCGGAGACGTCAAGAAGGAACACGACGCGCCGAGGTCGGGTGGATTTCTTGCGATGGGCGAGCTTCACGGCTTCGCCGCCGCCGGCGAGCATCCCGCGGAGCGTGCGATCCGGATCCAGTTCGCCCTTCTTCGCCGGGCGTCGCCGGGGGGACCTGCGGGTCGGCGGCACGGGCTTGAGCGTCGCGAGGAGCTCGCGCAGGTGCCTCCGCTCGGCGGCGGTCAACTCGGCGAGGTCGCGCTGGCGGAGCAGCTCGGCGTCGGTGGCGGCGACGCGCAGCTGGTCGGCCTCCTGCTGGCCCTGGCCGTCGGCGGTGGGCTCGCCGGACATCGCGGCCATCCGGGCGCGCTTCTCCTTGGCGACGGTCACGGGCCTCGGCCCGGGCGGCTCGGCGGCGAACCACTGGGCGAACGCGTCGTCGTAACGGGCAAGGTCGTCGGGGTCGGCGCACAGCGTCACCCGTCCGGCCCAGTAGAGGTTGTTGATGTCGGTGAGGTCAACGCTCTGCACGGCCTCGAGGTAGGAGTGCACGCGCTGCGGGCCGGCGGCCACCCCGGCCTCCCGCAGGGCGGTCGCGAAACCGACCAGGGAGGGTAGCGGATCAGCGGTGCTCATCAGTCCATTGTGCCGTCGATCGGCGGAACCGTCCGCTAGGCTCCTGCGTCAGACGGTCACCGTCCGGTAGCGGGGAGGCAGCAGTGCTCGAGGCAGATGGCGGATTCTGGGCGCAGGCCCTGAACGGCGAGGCCAGCCAGGCCGCCTACACCGTCTGGGGCTCCGACGGGATGGTCGGCGCACCGGTCGCGGAAGCCGGCGGTTCAGGCGGCTTCGAGTTCCCCAGCGTCGAGGAGATGAACACCGTCCTGGGGCTGTGGAAGGACCGGCGGGCCAGTATCACCCAGAAGAAGAATCAAATCGTGAGCGCAATGGCCGGCTTGACCCAACTGGCCGACGACCAGGACAGCCAAGGCTACCTGCAGCAGGCGCGCGATTCCCTGAATCTGCTCAAGAATCAGCACGATTCGATGCTGTCATTCATCGGTGACTACATCACGAAACTTACCGACGCGACGAACGCGAAGCACAGCGACGAAGAGGGCAATGTGGCGGCACTCAAGAGCAAGTCGGAGAACTGACCAGACGATGAACCGTAACCGAATACTCGGCTTCGCCGGACTGCTCACGGCGGTGACGATTTGCGCCGGTTGCTCCCAGCAGACAGCGGGCACGCCCTCCGCCGATACGTCGTCGTCTTCATCGCAAACAGGCGCACCGAAGGTGGCGCAGCCACTCGACCCGGGTGCCTACCTCGGAAATCCGTGCACGATCGTGCCAGACCAGACCATCACCCAGCTGGGCTATACAGATCCGGGAACCCCGAACACGACGAGCCAGACTGCGGTCACCGGCGGGCCGTCCTGCCAGTGGATAATGCCCGATTCAGCGAAGACGATCAACATTGCGATCCAGCGATCGAGCAGCGGCACCGACAACGGTGGAATAGCGAAGATCCTCAGCCTCAACGGCAGCTTGTTCTCCTTCGCCGAACCAACCGACGTGTCGGGTTATCCGGCGGCTTACGCCGACACACAGGACGATCGTCCTCGCGGCGCCTGCTCGCTTTGGGTCGGTATTCAGGACGACCTGACTTTCCTGGTGGCCACCGACCAATACTCGGGCGCCCAGGATTCGTGCGATACTGCCAAGCAGATCGCGGCTGCGGTGATCAGCAAACTGCAGGGGGGCTCCTGACATGGGGATGAACGGGACCGACGTTTACAACAACTTCACCGGCGGCAGCTCCCAGTCCCTGCAGGCGGCGGCCCAGGCGGTCCAGCAGCTCGCCGACGAGTACCTGCAGGAGGCGCAGGCCATCAAGGACCTGCAGACCCGCATGAACGCCGCCTGGACGGGGAGTTCCGGGGACGCCGCGTACGCGGGGGCGAACCCGCTCGCACAGGCGTTCAACGACTCGCACGTCCCGCTCGACGTCACCAACGCCTCGATGAAGGTCCAGTCCGACGTCTTCGAGCAGTCGAAGTCGCGCGTCGTGCCGGTGCCGCCCGCGCCCGAGAAGCCCAGCGGCTGGACGATGGCGCTAAAGAGCGCGGTCCCGATCGTCGGCCCGTCGATGGTCGTCGGCGATCTGAAGTCCTACCAGGATGGCGTGGCCAAGACCGACGCCGCCAACCAGAACAACGTCCGCGTCATGGAGCAGTACAGCTCGGTCACCGGCGACACCCGTGGCAAGATCCCGATGGACTACAAGATCCTGCCGACCGACACCGCGTCCATCGGCCTCAAGCCGCCCACGGTGGGCAGCATCGGTTCGATCAGCTCCCGCTACAGCGACGCCACCCAGGCTTCCTCGGTCGCCGCGCCGGGTGTGGGGGGTTCGCTGGGTGGCGGGCCGGTCAGTGCGGCGCCCACGCTGAGCGGCGCCGGGCCCGTGACCTCGGCCGGGCCGACGGGGGGAGGCACCGGCACCCCGGTGACCACGCCGCCCAACCTGTCGGGCTCGCCAGTCGGCACGTCCGGCGGCACGGGCACCAGCGGCTACCTCCCGGGCATGCCCGGCTACAACGGCTCCGACACGCAGCGCCCCGGCTCGCGCGGCGGCACGACCGGCACGGGCGGCGGTTCCACCTCGGGCCCCGGGCGCAACAACAGCGCCGCCGGCCGGCTGTACGGCGGCGACGAGGAGGGCACCGGACGCGGCGGCAGTGGACGCAGCGGCACCGGAAGCGGCGCGAGCGACCGGCTCGCGCGTGGCGGCGGTGCGGCGGCCGACGAACGGCTCGGGCAGAACAGACTCGGTGGTGGCAAGAGCACCGGCGCGGGCAACCTCGGCAGTGCGGCGGCCGCCGAGGAAGCCGCCGCGAGCCGGGGTGCCGCCAGGAGCGCGAGCGGCGCGCCGATGGGCGCCGCCGGGCAGCGCGGGCGCGGTGAGGAGGACGAGGAGCACCAGCGACCCGACTACCTGATCGAACCCGACCCCGACTCGATCTTCGGCAGCGACGTCCGAACGACCCCGCCGGTCATCGGCGAATAGGCATGCCCGCGGTTCGCAGCGACTATCTCTCCCTGCCACTCGACGCGCTCGCGGGCGCGGTCGAGCGGGAGAACATGGGGAGCCTTCATCTCGTCCTGCGCCCCGACCCGATGTGGCTCCCTGACGAGGAGACGCTCGCCGCCGACCGGCGGATGCGCGAGACGCTGCAGGAAGCCGGGTTGCTGGACCGGCGGGGCCGCCTCGACGTCGAGTTCCTCGACTGGCTCCCGCTGCTGACGAACGCCTCGCTCGAGTACTACGGCTGGGTCCACGATGGACAGCGCACGTACGGGATTCTCACTGCGGCGCGCGGACTTCAGGGCATCGTCGCGGTCCGGGTCGGCGACGGGATCGCCCTCAAGCCGGTCCCCCGCGACCGCCTCACCGACGCGCTGGTGGCCGAGCTGCCCGACGTCCGCCCCGGCGGCGGGCGGCCGCTGGTGATCCGGGTCGCGGAGCTGGAGGAGGCCGGGCGGGAGGATCGCATCCCCAGCTGGGACATCCGCGACCTCGTGAACGTGCTGCAGCGCCCGGTCACCGGCACCGGCGAGCTGTACGCGGCCCGCCGCGACGAGCTCAACCGGTACCACCGCCTGGAACAGCCGCTGCACTACGCCGACACCGACTGGGGCCGGTATCTCAACTACACGCTCGGCACCGGCGACGAGGCCGAGATCCACCTGGCGCCCGGCCATCCCACCGCCTTGATCGAGCACCTCCTGCAGCTGGAACAGACGCTGCCCGGCTGAGTCCTCAGCCGAACCAGGTCGAGAGGGCTGAGTCGCGGCGTCTCGGCGTGCGCTCCCGTGTGCTGCTCGGCCGTGGAGCTGCAGCTGTCCGGGCGACGACGCCACGCAAATGACGCCGAATCCGTCAGGTCCAGGACGATCACACGGCTGTGGTCTCGCCGAGCTGGCTGCCGTTGGCGAACTCGAAGTCGGGGCGCCAGGACCGTTTCGAGCACCGGCCGGCCGACCAAGGTCAGCCCGCCCGCCGGCCCCGCGTCCCGGAACGCCCAGTCGACCAGGTCCGCGTCGACCATGATCCCGGCGAAGTGACCGACGGTCCTCGGCGTCTCGGCGTGCGCTCCCGTGTGCTGCTCGGCCGTGGAGCTGCGGCTGTCCGAAGTGGACCCGAAAGGTTGCGCGGCAGGCCGGATGCTCGCCGGGGACGGCCCGGACCAGGTGCACCGCGACCAGGCAGCCGTCATCGACCGGCGGCGTTCGACCTGGTCGGAGCGCGGCATCGGCTCAGGCGAGCAGCGCGTCCAGCTTCGCGCGGACGCGATCCATGTCCTCGGTGTACTTCAGCACGGCGCCGAGCGTGCGGGCCGCGGTCTCGACGTCCAGCTCGTCGCGGTCGAGCGTCAGCAGGGCCTGCGCCCAGTCCAGCGACTCGGCGACGCCGGGCGGCTTGAGCAGCTCCAGCTCCCGCAGCCGCCGCACCGCGACCGCGACCTGGGTGGCCAGGCGCTCGCCGACGCCGGGCAGGCGCCGCCGCAGGATCGCGACCTCGCGCGCGAGGTCCGGGTGCTCCAGCCAGTGGTAGAGGCACCGGCGCTTGAGCGCGTCGTGCACCTCGCGGGTGCGGTTCGAGGTGAGCACGACCAGCGGCGGCTGCTCGGCCCGCACCTCGCCGAGCTCCGGGATCGTCACGGCGTTCTCGTCCAGCAGCTGCAGCAGGAACGCCTCGAACTCGTCGTCCGCGCGGTCGATCTCGTCGATCAGCAACACGCACGGCGCCGTGGTGAGCGCTTTCAGCAGCGGCCGGGCGAGCAGGAAGCGCTCGGTGTACAGCGACTGCTCGGCGGCCTCGACGTCGAGGGACTCGCTGCCCGCCTCGAGTGCGCGCAGGTGCAGCAGCTGACGCGGGAAGTCCCATTCGTAGAGCGCCTGCGCCGCGTCGATGCCTTCGTGGCACTGCAGGCGGATAAGCGGCAACTCCAGCGACCTCGACAACGCGACCGCGAGCGAGGTCTTCCCGGTGCCGGGTTCGCCTTCGCAGAACAACGGACGCTGCATGCGCAGAGCGAGGAACGCGGCAGTGGCGACGCCTTCGTCGGCGAGGTAGCCCGAGGTCTCGAGCGTCGTCGCCAGCTCTTCCGGGGAGTTGACCATCACGCACCCCAGCCTAGTTGGTCAGATCCCCGGGCGTGTCGACGTCGAAACCACTGCCGATGTCGGCGCACTCGACGAGCCGCAGATCGTCCCTGGTCCTGAGCCAGTCGCGGGCACCGCGGTCCCCACTGGCGCTGTCGGCGACCTCGGCCCACCACTTCCGTCCGAAAAGTACCGGATGTCCGGGTACGCCGTCGTACGCGGCACGGACGACGGCGTCAGGCGAGGCCAGCGCGGCGAGCCGGGCGATCACGCGGGCATCGACCCTGGGCAGGTCGACCAGGTGCACCAGCACGGCGTCCGCCTCGGGCAGCGCGCGGAGACCGGCGCGGAGCGAGGCGCCCATGCCGGTCTCCCAGTCCTCCGCGAAGACGGCCAGCGACGGGTCGGGAAGCAACTTCAGCGCATCCTCGGCCTGGGCGCCGAGGACGACGCGGACCGGTGCGCAGCCACCGTCGGCCAGCACCCGCAACGCGCGGCGCACCAGGGGCTCTCCGTCCAGTTCGACCAGTGCCTTCGGACGGCCGAACCGGCGGCCTGCCCCGGCGGCGAGCAGCAGGCCCGCGCAGTCAGCCACGACGGGCCTGAACCGGTGCGACGGCGAGATCGGCCGCGATGCGCTTCGCGGTGGCGAGCAGTGGCGGCAGCATCTCCTCGAACACCTGGTCACGGGTGGTGCGGCTGGCGTGCGTGGACACGTTCACCGCGGCGACCACGCGGCCCTTCCGGTCGCGGATCGGCGCCGCGACCGAGCGCAGACCTTCCTCCAGCTCCTGGTCCACCAGCGCCCAGCCAATCGTCCGCACGTCCTCGAGCTCGGCTCGCAGCGCGTCCGGGTCGGTGAGGGTGTGCGAGGTCAGCCTGTCCAGCCGTGCCTCCGCGAAGTACTTCTCCAGCTCGGCATCGTCGAGACCGGCCAGCAGGACGTGCCCCATCGAGGTGGCGTGGGCGGGAAAGCGCGTGCCCACGTTGATCGTGACGGTCATGATCCGGGAGACCGCGACGCGCGCGACGTACACGATGTCGGTGCCTTCGAGCACGGACACCGAACTCGACTCGCGCACCTCGGCGGAGAGGTTTTCGAGGTGCGGCTGGGCGACCTCGGGCAGCGTCATGCTCGACAGGAACGCATATCCCAGCTCCAGAACGCGCGCGGTCAGCGAGAAGTACTTGCCGTCCGTGCGGACGTAGCCGAGGTCGGTGAGCGTGAGCAGGAACCGGCGCGCGGCGGCGCGGGTCAGGCCGGTCGCCCTGGCCACATCGGACAGGGTCAGCTCCGGCGCGCCCGCGTTGAACGCACGGATCACCGCCAGGCCGCGATCCAGCGACTGCACGTGGTGTGCCGCGCGCTCCTGGGGGTCGTCCATGGCCGTCAGGTTAGCGCCGAGGACTCACCCATGTCCGCGAGTGTCTTCTGCGCCAGCGCGAAGGCCGCGTTCGCCGCCGGGACTCCCGCGTAGACGCCGGTGTGCAGGAGCACCTCGCCGATCTCGTCGGGGGTGAGCCCGTTCGTGATCGCCGCGCGCACGTGCATCGGGATCTCGTTCTCGCAGTGCAGCGCGGTCAGCACGGCGAGGGTGATGCAGCTGCGGGTCTTGCGGTCGAGGCCCTCGCGGGTCCAGATCGAGCCCCAGGCCGAGCGCGTGATGTAGTCCTGGAACTTCTGGGTGAACTCGGTGGTGTTGCCGCCGGCCCGGTCCACGTGCGCGTCGCCCAGGACCTCGCGCCGGACCTTCATGCCGGCTTCGTACAGCTCGTCGCTCACGCGACCCCCTTGAAGTGTTCGAGAATCAGCTGGGTGTACCGCTCGGCCTGCTCGTAGTTGCCGAGGTGCGCCGCGTGCTCGACGACCTCGAAGCGCGCGCCGCGGATGCCGTCGGCGATGACCCGGCCGTGGTCCGCCGGGAGCGCCTTGTCGTCGGCGCCGGAGATCACCAGGGTCGGCGCGGTGATCTTCGGCAGCCCCGGCACCAGGTCCAGGTCCGCGAGCAGCTCGCAGCAGGCGGCGTAGCCCTCGGCGGGGGTGGTCGCCGTCATCTCGCGCATCGCCGCGGCCCGCTCCGGGTTCGCGTCGATCCAGTCCTGGGTGAACCAGCGGCCGATGCCGCCCTCGGCGATCTTCGCCATGCCCTCGGTGCGCACCTGCTTGACCCGGTCCAGCCACATCTGGGTGTTGCCGGGCTGCGCGGAGGTGAACGACGGGACCAGGCTGCGGACCCGCTCGGGCGCGTTCTGCGCCAGCCAGATGCCGGTCATCCCGCCCAGGGACACGCCGGCGAAGTGCGCGGACTCGATACCGAGGGAGTCCAGCAGCGCGAGCACGTCCCCGCCGACGTCGTCGATGCCGTACGGGCCGGACGGCACGGCAGACTCGCCGTGACCGCGCGTGTCATAGCGGACCACGCGGAAACCGTTGTCCACCAACGGTTGCACCTGCGGGTCCCACATGTGCAGGTTGCTGCCGATGGAGTTGCTCAGCACGACGGCGGGACCGTCGGCCGGGCCGTCGAGCACGTGGTGCACGTCGACGCTCACGAGGCTTCCTTTCGCTGGGCGTGTGCGGCCAGCGCGCGCTCGACGAACGGGCGCGCACTGCCCAGGTAGTCTGCCGGGTCCAGCAGCTGCCCGATCTTCTCGCGGCTCAGGTGCTTGCCGACCAGCGGATCCTCCGCGAGCAGGTCGGCCAGCTCTCCGTCGCCCGCGAGCGCGCGCTTGGTGCACTCGGTGACCGCGTCGTGCGCCGCGAGCCGTCCGGTGTCCTTCGCCAGCTCGGTGGTCACCCGTTCGGAGAGGATCGCGCCCCCGGTGGCGTCGAGGTTCT
Proteins encoded in this region:
- a CDS encoding (2Fe-2S)-binding protein encodes the protein MRITVTVDGTQYSDEVEPRTLLVHYLRETLGKVGTVIGCDTSNCGACTVHLNGQSVKSCSVLAVQADGCEITTIEGLARDGQLHPVQQAFHDNHALQCGFCTPGMIMQSIDLLADNPDPDEKAVREGLEGNLCRCTGYQNIVRAVRDAAQHMSPGAGPEAERVDGSGVREPSAIGGE
- a CDS encoding XdhC family protein, yielding MHDVLDELYKRWAEGEAVGLGTVVATFSSAPRAPGAAMLVGADGEVVGSVSGGCVEGAVYELAQEVVAERKPVLQRYGVSDDDAFAVGLTCGGIIDIYVERVDRETMPELQDIVESVHKGQPVAVVTVIEHADAGRVGKHMIVWPEHTKGTLGSARVDDAVVDDARGLLATGRTGTLHYGLEGERRGEGMSVFVNTFEPPPRMLVFGAIDFAAAMARMGAYLGFQVTVCDARPVFATTSRFPSADEVVVDWPHRYLKAEAEAGRIDRRTVVAVLTHDPKFDVPLLEVALRLDVGYVGAMGSRRTHEDRMARLREVGMSEEELSRLSSPIGLDLGARTPEETAVSIAAEVIALRWGGGGKRLAELSGRIHG
- a CDS encoding vWA domain-containing protein — translated: MSTADPLPSLVGFATALREAGVAAGPQRVHSYLEAVQSVDLTDINNLYWAGRVTLCADPDDLARYDDAFAQWFAAEPPGPRPVTVAKEKRARMAAMSGEPTADGQGQQEADQLRVAATDAELLRQRDLAELTAAERRHLRELLATLKPVPPTRRSPRRRPAKKGELDPDRTLRGMLAGGGEAVKLAHRKKSTRPRRVVFLLDVSGSMSPYADSLLRFAHVVVRSSPANVEVFTLGTRLTRVSRQLRQRDPERAMLGAGQAVPDFAGGTRLGETLRIFLDRWGQRGIARRAVVVVFSDGWERGDPGLLGEQLARMRRLAHAVLWVNPHAGRDGYAPVQSGIAAALPHLDRLLAGHSLGTLERLLVEIRNA
- a CDS encoding DUF3558 domain-containing protein; amino-acid sequence: MNRNRILGFAGLLTAVTICAGCSQQTAGTPSADTSSSSSQTGAPKVAQPLDPGAYLGNPCTIVPDQTITQLGYTDPGTPNTTSQTAVTGGPSCQWIMPDSAKTINIAIQRSSSGTDNGGIAKILSLNGSLFSFAEPTDVSGYPAAYADTQDDRPRGACSLWVGIQDDLTFLVATDQYSGAQDSCDTAKQIAAAVISKLQGGS
- a CDS encoding PPE domain-containing protein; amino-acid sequence: MNGTDVYNNFTGGSSQSLQAAAQAVQQLADEYLQEAQAIKDLQTRMNAAWTGSSGDAAYAGANPLAQAFNDSHVPLDVTNASMKVQSDVFEQSKSRVVPVPPAPEKPSGWTMALKSAVPIVGPSMVVGDLKSYQDGVAKTDAANQNNVRVMEQYSSVTGDTRGKIPMDYKILPTDTASIGLKPPTVGSIGSISSRYSDATQASSVAAPGVGGSLGGGPVSAAPTLSGAGPVTSAGPTGGGTGTPVTTPPNLSGSPVGTSGGTGTSGYLPGMPGYNGSDTQRPGSRGGTTGTGGGSTSGPGRNNSAAGRLYGGDEEGTGRGGSGRSGTGSGASDRLARGGGAAADERLGQNRLGGGKSTGAGNLGSAAAAEEAAASRGAARSASGAPMGAAGQRGRGEEDEEHQRPDYLIEPDPDSIFGSDVRTTPPVIGE
- a CDS encoding ESX secretion-associated protein EspG, whose protein sequence is MPAVRSDYLSLPLDALAGAVERENMGSLHLVLRPDPMWLPDEETLAADRRMRETLQEAGLLDRRGRLDVEFLDWLPLLTNASLEYYGWVHDGQRTYGILTAARGLQGIVAVRVGDGIALKPVPRDRLTDALVAELPDVRPGGGRPLVIRVAELEEAGREDRIPSWDIRDLVNVLQRPVTGTGELYAARRDELNRYHRLEQPLHYADTDWGRYLNYTLGTGDEAEIHLAPGHPTALIEHLLQLEQTLPG
- a CDS encoding AAA family ATPase — translated: MVNSPEELATTLETSGYLADEGVATAAFLALRMQRPLFCEGEPGTGKTSLAVALSRSLELPLIRLQCHEGIDAAQALYEWDFPRQLLHLRALEAGSESLDVEAAEQSLYTERFLLARPLLKALTTAPCVLLIDEIDRADDEFEAFLLQLLDENAVTIPELGEVRAEQPPLVVLTSNRTREVHDALKRRCLYHWLEHPDLAREVAILRRRLPGVGERLATQVAVAVRRLRELELLKPPGVAESLDWAQALLTLDRDELDVETAARTLGAVLKYTEDMDRVRAKLDALLA
- a CDS encoding nucleotidyltransferase family protein; this encodes MADCAGLLLAAGAGRRFGRPKALVELDGEPLVRRALRVLADGGCAPVRVVLGAQAEDALKLLPDPSLAVFAEDWETGMGASLRAGLRALPEADAVLVHLVDLPRVDARVIARLAALASPDAVVRAAYDGVPGHPVLFGRKWWAEVADSASGDRGARDWLRTRDDLRLVECADIGSGFDVDTPGDLTN
- a CDS encoding IclR family transcriptional regulator, which gives rise to MDDPQERAAHHVQSLDRGLAVIRAFNAGAPELTLSDVARATGLTRAAARRFLLTLTDLGYVRTDGKYFSLTARVLELGYAFLSSMTLPEVAQPHLENLSAEVRESSSVSVLEGTDIVYVARVAVSRIMTVTINVGTRFPAHATSMGHVLLAGLDDAELEKYFAEARLDRLTSHTLTDPDALRAELEDVRTIGWALVDQELEEGLRSVAAPIRDRKGRVVAAVNVSTHASRTTRDQVFEEMLPPLLATAKRIAADLAVAPVQARRG
- the pcaC gene encoding 4-carboxymuconolactone decarboxylase, giving the protein MSDELYEAGMKVRREVLGDAHVDRAGGNTTEFTQKFQDYITRSAWGSIWTREGLDRKTRSCITLAVLTALHCENEIPMHVRAAITNGLTPDEIGEVLLHTGVYAGVPAANAAFALAQKTLADMGESSALT
- the pcaD gene encoding 3-oxoadipate enol-lactonase, with translation MSVDVHHVLDGPADGPAVVLSNSIGSNLHMWDPQVQPLVDNGFRVVRYDTRGHGESAVPSGPYGIDDVGGDVLALLDSLGIESAHFAGVSLGGMTGIWLAQNAPERVRSLVPSFTSAQPGNTQMWLDRVKQVRTEGMAKIAEGGIGRWFTQDWIDANPERAAAMREMTATTPAEGYAACCELLADLDLVPGLPKITAPTLVISGADDKALPADHGRVIADGIRGARFEVVEHAAHLGNYEQAERYTQLILEHFKGVA